CCCCAGTGCACGTCCCACATCTGCCCCCGTAGCTTTGGGGTCTGTCCCCATGGCCTTGGGGTTTGTCCTCATCTTTGGGGTCCATCCCTGAAGCTTTGGGGTCCATCCCTGAAGCTTTGGGGTCTATCCATGGCCTTGGGGTTCGTACCTGGAGCTCTGGGGTCCGGCCCTGCGGCTTTGGGGTTTGTCCCCATGGCCTTGGGGTTTGTCCTCATCTTTGGGGTCTGTCCCCATGGCCTTGGGGTCCTTCCCTGCAGCTTTGGGGTCCATCTCTGAAGGTTTGGGATTTGTCCTTGTGGCCTTGGGGTCTGTCCCTATGGCCCTGGGGTTTGTCCTCAGCCTTTGGGTCTGTCCCCACAGGTTTGGGGCCGTCCCTGCAGCTTTGGGGTTTGTCCTCATCTTTGGGGTCTGTCCTCACAGCTTTGGGGTCTGTCCCTGCAACCTTGGggtccatccctgcaggtgtgggATTTGTCCCCATGGCCTTGGGGACCATCCCTGCAGCTTTGGGGTCCATACCTGGAGCTTTGGGGTCCATCCCTGCAACTTTGGGGTCCATCCCCGTGGCCTTGGAGTTTGTCCCCACAGCCTTGGGGTCCGTCCTTACAGCTTTGGGGTCCATCCCTGCAACCTTGGGGTCTGTCCTCAGCCTTGGGGTCGGTCCCCAGAGCTTTGGGGTCTGTCCCCACAGCCTCAGGGTCTGTCCTCAGCCTTGGGGTTCATCCTCAGCCTTGGGGTTCATCCTCAGCCTTGGGGTTCATCCTCAGCCTTGGGGTTCATCCTCAGCCTTGGGGTTTGTCCCCACAGCTCTGGGGTCTGTTCTCATCTTTGGGGTTTGTCCCCATGGCCTCGGGGTCCATCCCTGCAACTTTGGGGTTTGTCCCCACAGTTTTGGGGTCTGTCCCCCATGGCCTCGGGGTCCATCCCTGCAACTTTGGGGTTTGTCCCCACAGTTTTGGGGTCTGTCCCCCATGGCCTCGGGGTCCATCCCTGCAACTTTGGGGTTTCTCCCCACAGTTTTGGGGTCTGTCCCCCATGGCCTCGGGGTCCATCCCTGCAACTTTGGGGTTTCTCCCCACAGTTTTGGGGTCTGTCCCCCATGGCCTCGGGGTCCATCCCTGCAACTTTGGGGTTTGTCCCCACAGTTTTGGGGTCTGTCCCCCATGGCCTCGGGGTCCATCCCTGCAACTTTGGGGTTTGTCCCCACAGTTTTGGGGTCTGTCCCCCATGGCCTCGGGGTCCATCCCTGCAACTCTGGGGTCTGTCCCCCCACGGCCTCGGGGTGCGACCGCCCTCAGTGCCTGGTGCCGTACATCTTATCCCACTCCAGGAACAAGTCCAGCTCCTTCTGGGACACGGCGGGGCGCACCTTGCAGAACgccttctccagctcctggtagggcccggggggtcccggcggcgcgcggcgcgcggcgaCCCCGGCGTGCTGGCAGAGGCGCAGCAGCTCGGCGCCGGAGAAGCTCTCGGTGCGCTGCGCCAGGGCCGCCAGCTCGCGCTCGCTCAGGCGGCAGCTCTGCTGCgccagggcccggcgcaggatGTGGCGCCGCGCCTCGCCGTCCGGCGGTGCCACGTAGAGCCGCGTGCCGAAGCGGCGGCGCGACGCCTCGTCCATGCTGCCGGGCCGCGCCGTGGTGCCGATGACCACCACGCCGCGCTCCGACGAGGCGGCCACGTCGTCCAGGTAGGAGAGCAGCTGGGATTTGAGGCCGCTCGCCTGGCCGCCGTCCtcgcccgcccgcgccgccaGCAAGGATTCGGCCTCGGTGATGAGCACCACGGAGGGCTGCCGGCAGTTGGCCACCAAGAACACGGTCTGGAGGATCTTCTCGGCTTCGGCCTTCCAGGTGGACAGCAGCGCGGCGCCGCTGAGGCGCAGCAGGGTGGAGCCCAGCTGGGTGGAGATGCAGCGGCTCAGCAGCGTCTTCCCGGTGCCACGGGGCCCGAAGAGCAGCAGGGTCCGCGGCGGGTGCCCGGCGCCGCCGTAGGAGCCAGGCCGCAGgatgggccacagcagctcctcctcgATGGCCGCCTTCACCGACGCCTGCCCGGCCACGTCCGCCCACTGCACCGGCGGGCCGCGCTCCACCACCTTGGCGTTgaccagctccagcagcagcggGTCGACGCTCTTGGGCCGCTCCTCCAGAGCTTTGGGGGGCGGCCGCAGCGGGAAGGGGGCTCCCGGCTCGGCCGCCCGCTCCCCGTTGGCGACGGGGGGGCTGAACTTCTCGAAGGGCTCCGCCGGCCGCAGGGCAGCGTCCCTGGCGCCGTAGGCCGGCGACGCCATCCCCTTCATCTGCTGCCCGCCGTACTTGCCGCCGGGCTCCTCGGCGCCGCCGGCGCCcgccgcccgcttgccggctTTGAAGGCCACCTGGGGCGACTCGCCGCTGCTGCCGAAGCCGTTGCCCCGGCACTCGCCGTTGTCCGACAGGGCGTAGGGGGACTTGGGCTGCTCGTAGCCGTATTTCCTGTACCTGCCCTCGCCGTCGTCCTCCCCGCCGCCGTCGAATGCCTTCCTCTTCAGCGCGCCCGCCGCCTCGGTGCCCAGGGGCGGCACGGCCAGGGCGCCCAGCCCGGCGCCCTGGTAGCCGTACCCGGGCACCCCCGGCGGGCGGGCgcagggcggcggggccgggatgGGGGTGGGCGCGGCGATGCCCGAGGGCAGGTAGGAGGCGGAGGGGTGCGGCGGGTGGATGCCCCCGTAGCCCGGCTGGGGCGGGTAGCCGCCGGCGGCGTAGTTGTACACGGCGCCCGAGGAGCCGTAGCCCGGCACCAGGGCGGGCGAGGCGTgcgggggctgcaggagcccgGAGCCGTGGAGGCCGGCAGGGTGCGGAgggggcagcgccgccgccggctGGGCGCAGTAGCCCGAGGGCAGGTAGGTGCCGGCGTAACCGGAGGGGTACTCCTGAGACGCCCCCAGCGCCCCGGAGCCGCCGGCCGCCGCCCCGCAGGAGCCCCCGGCGTAGGCGGCGTCGCCGAGGttggccgccgccgccgcggagccgcccAGCCCGACGGCCccgccggcggcgggcggcacCACGCCCTTGGCGCCCGCCAGGCCGTCGTGGATGGGGGTCAGGGCGTAGGAGCCGTCGGAGCCGTGCGCCCCCGGCCAGGGCTCGCCGTCCTTCTGCCCGTTAACGGGGCCGAAGGCGCCATCGCCGTAGGCGCCGAGCGGCGGGCGCTCGTAGGGCGCGTCCAGCACCCCCGAGTACTTCTCGGCGTACCTCTTGAGGAGGTTGGAGGCCGTCAGCGCCGAGATGTCGTCGTTGGCCCAGGCGTAGTTGAAGCGCTGGCGGGTGCTGGGGTACAGCTCGGACTTGTGGGCCGGCGAGGAGGTGGTGGACGAGACGTCCAGGTGCTGCTCCGGCCACTGGTTCAGGGACTGGGCATGATCTGGTGACCAGTGCATCTTCGACAGACCTGCGGGGACGGGAGAGCGCGGGTGAGAGCAGCGCCACGGCAGCGGCGCACGCGGCGTCCCCGCATCCCGCCGTGCTGCCCGGCGCTGGGCCCACCGCACCCCCGGGCTCTGGGTGACCACAGGACCACCGAGGTCAGCAAGGACCTCCAGCATCTCCCAGGCTTTGAGCAGTCCTCGTCACCCGCACCAGAGCGTGGTGGCACCGACGCGTCCCTGACGTCCAAGCCAACGCTTCCCGCGTTGGAATTCCTTCCTGCCGAGGAATTCTTCCACCCTAAAACCCCCTTGGCCACCTCCTGCTGAGGTTGGTgtctctgcctcctgctccatGGGTTCCTGAGGGTGGTGgcagtgtcccctgtccccaccccactgtcccctcccagccccacgtgCAGCGCCTCGGGGTGTGAGAatgggaaaaaccaaaaaaccaaaaacttccACGGACACGGAAGGGTTTGGTCGATTTTCAAACCAAAAACTTCCACAGACAACGAAGAGTTTGATTGATTTTCAAACCAAAAACTTCCACAGACATCGAAGAGTTTGATTGATTTTCAAACCAAAAACTTCCACGGACACGGAAGGGTTTGGtcaattttcaaacaaaaactTCCACAAACAAGGAAGAGTTTGATTGATTTTCAAACCAAAAACTTCCACGGACACGG
This window of the Lonchura striata isolate bLonStr1 chromosome 27, bLonStr1.mat, whole genome shotgun sequence genome carries:
- the FIGNL2 gene encoding fidgetin-like protein 2 encodes the protein MHWSPDHAQSLNQWPEQHLDVSSTTSSPAHKSELYPSTRQRFNYAWANDDISALTASNLLKRYAEKYSGVLDAPYERPPLGAYGDGAFGPVNGQKDGEPWPGAHGSDGSYALTPIHDGLAGAKGVVPPAAGGAVGLGGSAAAAANLGDAAYAGGSCGAAAGGSGALGASQEYPSGYAGTYLPSGYCAQPAAALPPPHPAGLHGSGLLQPPHASPALVPGYGSSGAVYNYAAGGYPPQPGYGGIHPPHPSASYLPSGIAAPTPIPAPPPCARPPGVPGYGYQGAGLGALAVPPLGTEAAGALKRKAFDGGGEDDGEGRYRKYGYEQPKSPYALSDNGECRGNGFGSSGESPQVAFKAGKRAAGAGGAEEPGGKYGGQQMKGMASPAYGARDAALRPAEPFEKFSPPVANGERAAEPGAPFPLRPPPKALEERPKSVDPLLLELVNAKVVERGPPVQWADVAGQASVKAAIEEELLWPILRPGSYGGAGHPPRTLLLFGPRGTGKTLLSRCISTQLGSTLLRLSGAALLSTWKAEAEKILQTVFLVANCRQPSVVLITEAESLLAARAGEDGGQASGLKSQLLSYLDDVAASSERGVVVIGTTARPGSMDEASRRRFGTRLYVAPPDGEARRHILRRALAQQSCRLSERELAALAQRTESFSGAELLRLCQHAGVAARRAPPGPPGPYQELEKAFCKVRPAVSQKELDLFLEWDKMYGTRH